A genome region from Leifsonia sp. Root112D2 includes the following:
- the def gene encoding peptide deformylase, translated as MAVLPIRISGEPVLHEAAVDVTDFDDRLRTLVTDMTETMAAAPGVGLAAPQVGVGLRLFVYAWTDAEERHHEGVAINPQLWISPTPTGEPDEDEESEGCLSFPGERYPLRRSPRAILRAVGLDNEPYELRAEGWLARILQHEYDHLEGTIYVDRLNHVHGKSAAKALRKNGWGTPGLSWLPGVDHLED; from the coding sequence ATGGCCGTCCTTCCCATCCGTATCTCCGGAGAACCCGTTCTGCACGAAGCCGCCGTCGACGTCACGGACTTCGATGATCGGCTGCGCACGCTTGTCACCGACATGACCGAGACCATGGCCGCCGCGCCCGGTGTGGGCCTGGCCGCGCCGCAGGTCGGCGTTGGCCTGCGACTCTTCGTCTACGCCTGGACGGATGCCGAGGAGCGGCACCACGAGGGTGTCGCCATCAACCCGCAGTTGTGGATCAGCCCGACGCCCACCGGCGAGCCCGATGAAGACGAAGAATCGGAGGGCTGTCTCTCCTTCCCCGGCGAGCGGTACCCGCTGCGTCGCTCGCCACGCGCCATCCTGCGGGCCGTTGGCCTCGACAACGAGCCGTACGAGCTGCGCGCCGAGGGCTGGCTGGCACGCATCCTGCAGCACGAGTACGACCACCTCGAGGGAACCATCTACGTGGACCGGCTGAACCATGTACACGGCAAGTCCGCGGCCAAGGCGCTGCGCAAGAACGGCTGGGGAACCCCCGGACTCAGCTGGCTGCCCGGGGTCGACCACCTGGAAGACTGA
- a CDS encoding response regulator, protein MATATLNSDRVKVLVVDDSEDLRGLLRAHFEHAGCDVTVVESAEAAIEAYTADDHDLAVIDLLLPGMDGWALTERIGVDRPDCPVAITSVLDADDYPPSKGVLPKPVNRASVRDVLLKCVPRWVAP, encoded by the coding sequence ATGGCCACCGCAACGCTGAACTCCGACCGGGTTAAGGTGCTCGTCGTCGACGACAGCGAAGACCTGCGCGGGCTGCTTCGCGCCCACTTCGAGCATGCCGGATGCGACGTCACGGTTGTCGAATCCGCCGAAGCCGCCATCGAGGCATATACGGCCGACGACCATGATCTTGCCGTCATCGACCTGTTGCTGCCCGGGATGGACGGTTGGGCGCTCACGGAGCGCATCGGCGTCGACCGCCCGGACTGTCCCGTGGCCATCACGTCAGTACTCGACGCAGACGACTATCCACCGTCGAAGGGCGTGCTGCCGAAACCCGTGAACCGCGCAAGCGTGCGCGATGTTCTGCTCAAGTGTGTTCCTCGATGGGTGGCGCCATGA
- a CDS encoding response regulator yields the protein MSDPYRVLVIEDDLDVALYTKTVLEKRAGCEVLSISDPSLVRAAVERLRPDVVITDIEMPGASGLDLISEIRAQQPGTPVIVMTAHVSVDYAVSALRNQADEFLTKPIASADLVSNVTRLAEASRESREREGAAQVVLAIGAHPNDVEIGVGGILAAHRSAGDEVIILTLSKGDRAGGVRVAWNEGSASAETIGARLVLEDNGETALSGSEPTAGVIRRAVEEFKPAIVYVHSKHDRSPDHRAVHEAALEATGKVRTVACYQSSTATVEFRPTRFVTIDGFIDTKVAMLGHYAIDETERPRYLEAEFTRAVSRYWSRFGTGTHCEPLELLRDSADV from the coding sequence ATGTCTGATCCCTACCGGGTGCTGGTGATCGAGGACGACCTCGACGTGGCGCTCTACACGAAGACCGTGCTGGAGAAGCGCGCCGGATGCGAGGTGCTCTCCATCTCGGACCCTTCGCTGGTTCGTGCTGCCGTCGAGCGGTTGCGGCCCGATGTGGTGATCACCGATATCGAGATGCCGGGAGCATCGGGGCTCGACCTCATCTCCGAGATTCGCGCACAGCAGCCCGGAACGCCGGTGATAGTCATGACGGCGCACGTCTCCGTCGACTATGCGGTTTCGGCCCTGCGCAACCAGGCCGACGAGTTTCTGACCAAGCCGATCGCATCCGCCGATCTGGTTTCGAACGTCACCCGCCTCGCCGAGGCGTCGCGCGAATCGCGCGAACGGGAGGGAGCAGCGCAGGTTGTTCTCGCCATCGGCGCGCACCCGAATGATGTTGAGATCGGCGTCGGCGGCATCCTGGCCGCACATCGCTCAGCTGGCGACGAGGTGATCATTCTCACCCTGTCCAAGGGGGACCGGGCCGGCGGCGTGCGCGTTGCCTGGAACGAGGGTTCGGCATCGGCCGAGACGATAGGCGCGCGGCTGGTGCTCGAGGACAACGGCGAGACCGCGCTGAGCGGCTCGGAGCCGACGGCCGGGGTCATTCGCCGCGCCGTCGAGGAATTCAAGCCGGCCATCGTGTACGTGCACAGCAAGCACGATCGCAGCCCCGACCATCGTGCCGTTCATGAGGCGGCGCTCGAAGCCACCGGCAAGGTGCGCACCGTCGCCTGCTACCAGTCCTCGACGGCGACGGTGGAGTTTCGTCCGACGCGCTTTGTGACCATCGACGGCTTCATCGACACCAAGGTCGCCATGCTCGGCCACTACGCGATAGACGAGACCGAGCGACCCAGGTACCTCGAGGCCGAGTTCACTCGCGCCGTCTCGCGGTACTGGTCGCGCTTCGGCACGGGAACGCACTGCGAACCGCTGGAGCTCCTGCGCGATTCGGCGGATGTCTGA
- a CDS encoding glycosyltransferase, protein MRDPDQASVPEPDSSAHKPLTIVIGADTFSPDVNGAARFAERLASGLAARGHDVHVVAPAASRKHGTWTETYEGQDITAHRLRSYRWYPHDWLRWAVPWRIKQNSARILDEVKPDVVHFQSHIVTGRGLSVEAEKRGIRIIGTNHFMPENMLEFTGIPKPMQEWAIGLAWRAARRSFVRAEAVTSPTKKAAEFLEKYTGLTGVHAISCGIDADNYTPDFEPRTANRIVFVGRVTGEKQIDVLLRAMTLLPADLDAQLEIVGGGDQKKNLEHLAETLGIADRVTFTGYVTDDELRQAYTRATVLAMPSIAELQSIVTMEAMASGLPIVAANAMALPHLVHDGENGYLFTPGDAADLADRLERVLRAPAEQLNAMKSASLKIVAAHDIKRTLSTFESLYRGEPVADPVMDAGSPVPTAEKRPGGGSSAG, encoded by the coding sequence TTGCGCGACCCCGATCAGGCTTCCGTGCCGGAGCCGGATTCTTCCGCTCACAAGCCGCTGACCATCGTCATCGGCGCCGACACCTTCTCGCCCGACGTGAACGGTGCCGCCCGCTTTGCCGAGAGGCTGGCATCCGGTCTGGCGGCCCGCGGTCACGATGTGCACGTCGTTGCGCCGGCCGCCTCACGCAAGCACGGCACGTGGACCGAGACGTACGAGGGCCAGGACATCACCGCCCATCGTCTGCGCAGCTACCGCTGGTACCCACACGACTGGCTGCGTTGGGCTGTGCCGTGGCGCATCAAGCAGAACAGCGCACGCATTCTCGACGAGGTCAAGCCCGACGTCGTGCACTTCCAGTCGCACATCGTCACCGGGCGCGGCTTGTCTGTGGAGGCCGAGAAGCGCGGCATCCGCATTATCGGCACCAACCACTTCATGCCCGAGAACATGCTCGAGTTCACCGGCATCCCCAAGCCCATGCAGGAGTGGGCGATAGGCCTGGCCTGGCGAGCCGCGCGGCGCAGCTTCGTTCGGGCCGAGGCGGTTACGTCGCCCACCAAGAAGGCCGCAGAGTTTCTGGAGAAATACACCGGACTCACCGGGGTTCACGCGATCTCCTGCGGCATCGATGCCGACAATTACACGCCCGATTTCGAGCCGCGTACGGCCAACCGCATTGTCTTCGTGGGCCGCGTCACGGGTGAGAAGCAGATCGACGTGCTGCTGCGCGCCATGACGCTGTTGCCGGCCGACCTCGATGCACAACTGGAGATCGTGGGTGGCGGCGACCAGAAGAAGAATCTCGAGCACCTGGCCGAGACCCTCGGCATCGCCGACCGGGTCACGTTCACCGGCTATGTGACGGATGACGAGCTGCGGCAGGCATATACTCGCGCCACCGTGCTGGCGATGCCGTCGATTGCGGAACTGCAGTCGATCGTCACGATGGAGGCCATGGCATCCGGCCTGCCGATAGTGGCAGCCAACGCCATGGCGCTGCCCCACCTGGTGCACGATGGCGAGAACGGCTACCTGTTCACGCCCGGCGACGCCGCAGACCTGGCCGATCGCCTGGAGCGCGTGCTGCGGGCCCCGGCAGAGCAGTTGAACGCCATGAAGAGCGCGTCGTTGAAGATCGTGGCGGCCCACGACATCAAGCGCACTCTCTCGACCTTTGAAAGCCTGTATCGTGGTGAGCCGGTGGCCGATCCTGTGATGGATGCGGGTTCGCCGGTGCCGACTGCTGAGAAGCGGCCGGGGGGCGGTAGCTCAGCTGGTTAG
- a CDS encoding DMT family transporter, with protein sequence MSGDLFETASQLALEPKQFLGIPIALTGAVFLSIGAQLQHRGVTKVESTNPGAGGGLSLRQLALLLARPSWVIGTLMLGLAVVFQLASLVPSPLIVVQPLGAVALVITAIINSKVTKTALNRQSIIAISLCVGGVALFVLVAAFTARDLPVNNNQLILILLILAGVLVAFGVFFALLRKRFKAIFYIIGAGVLYGFVVTLAKTVIARITQGDVDWLLVVGVIALLAAAGVGGYFVQNAYSSGPPDLVIAGLTVIDPLVAVTIGIVILQEATQAPLWAGIAFVVAGAIAIWGVFLLARHHPQIS encoded by the coding sequence GTGAGCGGGGATCTTTTCGAGACGGCAAGCCAGCTCGCTCTGGAGCCGAAACAGTTTCTCGGAATTCCCATAGCGCTCACGGGGGCCGTCTTCCTCTCCATCGGTGCACAACTGCAGCACCGGGGAGTGACCAAGGTCGAATCGACGAATCCCGGCGCCGGCGGCGGCCTCAGCCTGCGTCAGCTCGCCCTGCTGCTCGCCCGGCCATCGTGGGTGATCGGCACGCTCATGCTGGGCCTCGCTGTCGTCTTCCAACTTGCCAGTCTGGTGCCGTCACCGCTGATAGTGGTGCAGCCGCTCGGCGCCGTCGCTCTCGTGATCACGGCCATCATCAATTCGAAGGTCACCAAAACCGCGCTCAATCGGCAGTCGATCATTGCCATCTCGCTGTGCGTCGGCGGCGTGGCGCTGTTCGTGCTCGTTGCGGCCTTCACCGCCCGCGACCTGCCGGTGAACAACAACCAGCTCATACTCATTCTGCTGATCCTGGCCGGCGTACTCGTCGCCTTCGGCGTGTTCTTCGCCCTGCTGCGCAAACGGTTCAAGGCGATCTTCTACATCATCGGTGCCGGTGTGCTCTACGGATTCGTCGTCACACTGGCCAAGACAGTGATAGCGCGTATCACCCAGGGTGACGTCGACTGGTTGCTCGTGGTCGGGGTCATCGCGCTTCTCGCTGCGGCCGGCGTCGGCGGCTACTTCGTGCAAAATGCCTACTCTTCCGGCCCGCCCGACCTGGTGATAGCGGGGCTCACGGTGATAGATCCGCTCGTGGCCGTCACCATCGGCATCGTCATCCTGCAGGAGGCCACGCAGGCGCCGTTGTGGGCGGGCATCGCCTTCGTGGTTGCGGGCGCCATAGCGATCTGGGGCGTCTTCCTGCTGGCCAGACATCATCCGCAGATTTCCTGA